A region from the Thauera humireducens genome encodes:
- the parA gene encoding ParA family partition ATPase: MSAPTLIALISQKGGSGKTTVAMQLAAGLALAGYRVALADLDPQESASRWAESASPESPFPAQLVRLQGKPKDMARTLKPVANGVDIVVMDCPPSIEHSHTMSALELCDLALVPVVPSPTDLWATRGIERLILDRQQQRPALRGALLPNRVTRTALAGDVLDVLQDFELPVLDVSLSQRSAYALSAVRGTSVFGLGRAAAAAQEEVEQLVSAVLGLIEG, translated from the coding sequence ATGAGCGCCCCCACGCTGATTGCCCTCATTTCGCAAAAGGGCGGATCGGGCAAGACCACGGTGGCGATGCAACTGGCGGCGGGCCTGGCACTGGCCGGCTACCGCGTTGCGCTGGCCGATCTTGACCCGCAGGAAAGCGCCTCGCGCTGGGCCGAATCCGCATCGCCCGAAAGCCCCTTCCCGGCGCAGCTGGTGCGCCTGCAGGGCAAGCCCAAGGACATGGCGCGCACGCTGAAGCCTGTCGCCAACGGCGTCGATATCGTGGTCATGGATTGCCCGCCGTCGATCGAGCACTCGCACACCATGAGCGCGCTCGAGCTGTGCGACCTCGCGCTGGTGCCGGTGGTGCCCAGCCCGACCGACCTGTGGGCGACGCGCGGCATCGAGCGTCTGATCCTCGATCGCCAGCAGCAACGTCCTGCGCTGCGCGGCGCCTTGCTGCCCAACCGGGTGACGCGCACGGCACTGGCGGGCGACGTGCTCGACGTGCTGCAGGATTTCGAGCTGCCGGTGCTGGATGTCTCCTTGTCGCAGCGCAGCGCCTATGCGCTGAGCGCCGTGCGCGGTACCTCCGTGTTCGGGCTCGGCCGTGCTGCGGCCGCTGCCCAGGAGGAGGTCGAGCAACTGGTCTCGGCCGTACTCGGACTGATCGAAGGATGA
- a CDS encoding sensor domain-containing diguanylate cyclase, which yields MSAPTEPRVVRTDRLIDSLLLPRAIVFVCAILLAGLNSLIVHQLIEGRKEALVRGDEAQTLQHRALLSQIEQTLNLYEYVVSDLAGRRDTPALGDELRRLGALDAKLIDLLVLSRDGQIQHWANDGPRPDVSDREYFTALRDDPNRRLYIGPVRASRAYPDRWFFSLSRPLRTADGSFDGVIVAIIDLSVFNRDLAEALEVEGAGLGIIKADGHVITRLPVMTNRPTEESVKLPDDLPPADTRPGLIKREDISPFDKALRRQTWTYMPDHELWVITSITRERMLSLWWSSVKDAIPFWIALNLVLVAGALAMLAASRRNQRNMRALQKLTSRLETQASVDPLTGAYNRRQFDVLADLEFKRTRRHGGAVSLLALDVDHFKRINDEWGHPEGDKVLQTVVRVIRDRLRSTDILARFGGEEFVVLMPHTDLEQALIVAETLRHCIAEAAAHDTNALPCPVTASFGIATLRPGETHLSDLIRRADMALYAAKRKGRNRVEIEAA from the coding sequence TTGAGTGCGCCGACCGAACCGCGCGTTGTCCGGACCGACCGGCTGATTGATTCCCTGCTGCTGCCACGGGCAATCGTCTTCGTCTGCGCGATCCTGCTCGCCGGCCTCAACAGCCTGATCGTCCATCAGCTCATCGAAGGGCGAAAGGAGGCGCTCGTGCGCGGCGACGAAGCACAGACGCTGCAGCACCGGGCGCTGCTGTCGCAGATCGAGCAGACGCTGAACCTCTACGAGTACGTGGTGAGCGACCTCGCGGGGCGGCGGGACACACCTGCGCTCGGCGACGAACTCCGCAGGCTGGGCGCCCTCGACGCCAAGCTGATCGACCTGCTCGTACTGTCGCGGGACGGACAGATCCAGCACTGGGCGAACGACGGGCCCCGCCCCGACGTCAGCGATCGCGAATACTTCACTGCATTGCGCGACGACCCGAATCGGCGGCTGTACATCGGCCCGGTCCGTGCCTCGCGCGCCTATCCGGATCGCTGGTTCTTCAGCCTGAGCCGTCCGCTCCGGACGGCCGATGGCAGCTTCGACGGCGTGATCGTCGCGATCATCGACCTTTCGGTGTTCAACCGCGACCTCGCCGAAGCCCTCGAGGTCGAAGGGGCAGGGCTGGGCATCATCAAGGCCGACGGCCACGTCATCACGCGCCTGCCCGTCATGACCAACCGCCCGACCGAGGAAAGTGTCAAACTGCCGGATGACCTGCCGCCGGCCGATACACGCCCCGGCCTGATCAAGCGTGAGGACATCTCACCCTTCGACAAGGCACTGCGCCGGCAGACCTGGACCTACATGCCCGATCACGAACTGTGGGTCATCACCTCGATCACCCGCGAACGCATGCTGAGCCTGTGGTGGTCGAGCGTAAAGGATGCAATTCCATTCTGGATCGCACTGAACCTCGTACTGGTCGCCGGCGCCCTGGCAATGCTCGCCGCCTCGCGGCGCAACCAGCGGAACATGCGCGCCCTGCAGAAACTGACCTCGAGGCTGGAGACGCAGGCCTCGGTCGACCCGCTCACCGGTGCCTACAACCGCCGCCAGTTCGACGTCCTGGCCGATCTCGAATTCAAGCGAACGCGCCGCCACGGCGGGGCCGTTTCGCTGCTCGCGCTCGACGTCGACCACTTCAAGCGGATCAATGACGAGTGGGGTCACCCCGAGGGTGACAAGGTGCTGCAGACGGTCGTCAGGGTCATCCGCGACCGCCTGCGCAGCACCGATATCCTGGCCCGCTTCGGGGGCGAGGAGTTCGTCGTGCTGATGCCGCATACCGATCTCGAACAGGCGCTGATCGTTGCCGAAACCCTGCGCCACTGCATCGCGGAGGCGGCTGCACACGACACCAACGCCCTGCCTTGCCCGGTTACGGCCTCCTTCGGCATCGCGACGCTCCGACCGGGCGAAACGCATCTGTCCGACCTCATCCGCCGCGCCGACATGGCGCTCTACGCTGCCAAGCGCAAGGGCCGCAACCGGGTCGAGATCGAAGCCGCCTAG
- a CDS encoding bestrophin family protein: protein MIVRPRPHWIRLLFVRRGSLIHRIFWQQLFVFLLSCAVFVVHGELFHWKVTLTAAPFSLMGVALAIFLGFRINASYDRYWEARKLWGAVLIATRNLARQALTLTARGDGVRPFVLGLVAFATAMRNQLRRQPCDTGLEGLLPEDVRKRLTGTRSAPNLILVWLGQWLATQREAGQLSPILAQHMEAGLDDLSAALGGCERIANTPLPFTYSVILHRSSYFYCMLLPFGLVDSIGVMTPLVVAFVSYTFFALEALSDEIEEPFGTMPNDLALNAIVAGIDASLREMLGETPPPAPQPDADFVLR, encoded by the coding sequence GTGATCGTTCGTCCCCGTCCGCACTGGATCCGACTGCTGTTCGTCCGTCGCGGCTCGCTGATTCACCGCATCTTCTGGCAGCAACTCTTCGTCTTCCTGTTGTCGTGCGCGGTCTTCGTGGTGCACGGCGAGCTATTCCACTGGAAGGTCACGCTGACGGCCGCACCCTTCTCGCTGATGGGGGTCGCGCTCGCGATCTTTCTCGGATTCCGCATCAACGCGAGCTACGATCGCTACTGGGAAGCGCGCAAGCTGTGGGGCGCCGTGCTGATCGCCACCCGCAACCTCGCCCGCCAGGCGCTGACACTCACCGCCCGCGGCGACGGGGTGCGCCCCTTCGTGCTCGGGCTGGTGGCCTTCGCCACCGCCATGCGCAACCAGCTCCGCCGGCAGCCCTGCGACACCGGGCTCGAAGGTCTGCTACCCGAAGATGTCCGCAAGCGCCTGACCGGCACGCGTTCAGCACCGAACCTGATCCTGGTGTGGCTCGGCCAGTGGCTGGCCACACAACGCGAGGCCGGCCAGCTCTCGCCGATCCTCGCCCAGCACATGGAAGCCGGGCTGGATGACCTGTCCGCCGCGCTGGGCGGCTGCGAGCGCATCGCCAACACGCCGCTGCCCTTCACCTACTCGGTGATCCTGCATCGCAGTTCCTACTTCTACTGCATGCTGCTGCCCTTCGGCCTGGTCGATTCGATCGGGGTGATGACGCCGCTGGTCGTGGCCTTCGTGTCCTACACATTCTTTGCGCTCGAAGCCCTCAGCGACGAGATCGAGGAACCCTTCGGCACCATGCCCAACGACCTCGCACTCAACGCCATCGTCGCCGGCATCGACGCCAGCCTGCGCGAGATGCTGGGCGAGACACCGCCCCCGGCGCCGCAGCCCGACGCCGACTTCGTGCTGCGCTAG
- a CDS encoding GNAT family N-acetyltransferase, giving the protein MRAHPAPAPVPPHHRPFNVWRAADGTTLTLRPVCPEDVERTLRFVESLSYGTRYFRFGRGDFRLEEAEARCICSPNPTECVAFIVLAAREGDEQEVASGRYCLDADGRSCEFALVVGDDWQGNGIARRLIATLIDSASRRGLARMYGRVLATNRSMIALAQRMGFHLKPTESRAVVEVERLLDGDTTTLPPMPPTQSIDGTAPEGPACLLPGPQVCRNAARRAKRGADHPAAGVNASCRACPWAPWANHRRG; this is encoded by the coding sequence ATGCGCGCGCACCCGGCTCCCGCGCCAGTTCCCCCACACCATCGTCCATTCAATGTCTGGCGCGCCGCCGACGGCACCACGTTGACACTGCGTCCGGTGTGCCCGGAGGACGTTGAACGCACCCTCCGCTTCGTCGAGTCGCTGTCCTACGGCACGCGCTACTTCCGCTTCGGGCGGGGCGACTTCCGCCTCGAGGAAGCCGAAGCCCGCTGCATCTGTTCACCCAACCCCACCGAGTGCGTCGCATTCATCGTGCTCGCGGCACGCGAGGGCGACGAGCAAGAGGTCGCATCCGGCCGCTACTGCCTCGACGCCGACGGCCGCAGTTGCGAGTTCGCCCTGGTCGTGGGCGACGACTGGCAAGGAAACGGCATTGCACGCAGGCTGATCGCGACGCTGATCGACAGCGCAAGCCGTCGCGGCCTTGCGCGCATGTACGGGCGGGTGCTTGCCACCAACCGGTCGATGATCGCGCTGGCACAACGCATGGGTTTTCACCTCAAGCCGACCGAAAGCCGGGCCGTGGTCGAAGTCGAACGCCTGCTGGACGGCGACACGACAACGCTCCCGCCCATGCCGCCGACGCAATCGATCGACGGTACAGCACCTGAAGGCCCGGCATGCCTGCTTCCCGGTCCGCAGGTGTGCCGGAATGCGGCCCGCCGTGCCAAACGAGGCGCCGATCACCCCGCAGCAGGAGTCAACGCTTCTTGCCGCGCTTGCCCTTGGGCACCTTGGGCAAATCACCGACGAGGTTGA
- a CDS encoding FUSC family protein, with protein MESPSLLRRLGAFVRTEWRHLTTINPSTRRWQMPLAAALACGLPLAVGAGFGRLDYGLISSLGGLAFLYLPNTPLNHRMVWMMACGFGMSASYAVGAIGHFMPVLMVWMLSFVAIVVTMVCRFYRVGPPGSLFFVMAASIAAYTPGTVEEIPLKVGLLTMGVLLAALIGFFYSLYILRLQPAEPVAPLPPPTFDFVVFDAVVIGVFVGLALAIALALQLPRPYWVPVSCLAVIQGVTLRAVWNRQLHRVLGTALGMLLAWAILMLPLTPWSVSLLVVILAFIIESTVVRHYGFAVVFITPLTILLAEAATLGHAVPAELIQSRFIDTVLGCLVGLVGGICLHSPRFRTVVGEPLRRLLVQRTSR; from the coding sequence ATGGAAAGCCCGTCCCTCCTGCGCCGCCTTGGCGCCTTCGTGCGCACGGAATGGCGCCATCTCACCACCATCAATCCCAGCACTCGCCGCTGGCAGATGCCGCTGGCCGCCGCCCTCGCCTGCGGCCTGCCACTGGCGGTGGGGGCCGGATTCGGCCGGCTGGACTACGGGCTGATCTCCTCGCTCGGCGGACTGGCCTTCCTGTACCTGCCGAACACGCCACTGAACCATCGCATGGTGTGGATGATGGCCTGCGGCTTCGGCATGTCGGCCAGCTACGCCGTGGGCGCGATCGGCCACTTCATGCCGGTGCTGATGGTGTGGATGCTGAGCTTCGTCGCGATCGTGGTGACGATGGTGTGCCGCTTCTACCGGGTCGGACCGCCCGGCAGCCTGTTCTTCGTCATGGCCGCCTCGATCGCGGCCTACACGCCCGGCACCGTCGAGGAGATCCCGCTGAAGGTCGGCCTGCTGACGATGGGCGTGCTGCTCGCCGCACTGATCGGCTTCTTCTACAGCCTCTACATCCTGCGCCTGCAGCCGGCTGAACCGGTGGCGCCGCTCCCGCCTCCCACCTTCGACTTCGTGGTGTTCGACGCGGTCGTCATCGGCGTCTTCGTCGGCCTCGCGCTCGCGATCGCGCTGGCCCTGCAACTGCCTCGTCCCTACTGGGTGCCGGTCAGCTGCCTTGCGGTGATCCAGGGCGTGACGCTGCGCGCAGTCTGGAACCGCCAACTGCACCGCGTGCTGGGCACCGCCCTGGGCATGCTGCTCGCGTGGGCCATCCTGATGCTGCCGCTGACGCCCTGGAGCGTGAGCCTGCTGGTGGTCATCCTCGCCTTCATCATCGAGAGCACGGTCGTACGGCACTACGGGTTCGCGGTCGTGTTCATCACGCCGCTGACCATCCTGCTTGCCGAAGCAGCCACCTTGGGCCACGCCGTGCCCGCCGAACTCATCCAGTCGCGCTTCATCGACACCGTGCTCGGCTGCCTGGTCGGGCTCGTCGGCGGCATCTGCCTGCACAGCCCGCGCTTCCGTACCGTCGTCGGCGAGCCATTGCGGCGCCTGTTAGTGCAACGCACGTCACGCTGA